Genomic DNA from uncultured Fretibacterium sp.:
GGATTCCCTTGCATTCTGGGAGGGGACGCTCGGGATCCGCTGCACCGGGGTGGAGGAGGTCGCGGAGCAGAAGGTCAGGACGGCCTTCCTGCCCCTGGAGGATACGGAGGTCGAGCTCCTGGAGCCCACGGCGGAGGACAGCCCGGTCGCAAAGTTCATCGCTAGGAAGGGCGAGGGAATCCACCATCTGGCCATCCGCGTGGAAAACCTGGAGGCCGCGCTGGCCGAGCTCAGGGAAAAGGGAGTGCGCC
This window encodes:
- the mce gene encoding methylmalonyl-CoA epimerase; the encoded protein is DSLAFWEGTLGIRCTGVEEVAEQKVRTAFLPLEDTEVELLEPTAEDSPVAKFIARKGEGIHHLAIRVENLEAALAELREKGVRLIDEKPRRGAGGALIAFVHPAATGGILLELSQR